The window GCAGCCAGCTGCTTCCTCAGATCTTCTCGCTCCTGCTCCACTTGGGACATGGCAGAGGTCACGAAAGTGACCTAAGAAGAATTTCAGAGTGGACGTTAGTGCTTCCCCTGTGTTCAGCAGGATCTATGGTGCATCTCAGGACAGAGTAACAGTTTACCCCATTTTATTTATGGGTGTGAAACCAAAGAACTGTGTGACTGCCCTGGAACTAAGCCAGGCAGCAGCTACTGCCTCTTCTCATTCCCAATTAGTGCAGGTTAAAAACTGGGTCCCTTGAGAGCTGTTTGACTGCAGTATTATGACTGTACTTACAGATAAATCTTGTAGATATTTGACACCATTTCCAAATTGCCTTCCAAACTAAAAAGAACATCATCATCAAAGCCCCATTAaagagctgctctgccagctgagTTGTCATCATAAGGAAACCACTGCCAGACTTCCAGCCTGTTTTGCAAGGATGCTGCAGAAGTCTTGGCTTTGCTGCTATGCACAAGGAACTGTTGCATTTCCCTCATGACTGCACTCAGCTGGTAGGATAACAGCTGATAAACCTCTCTGCAATTTAACTGGTTTCCTTTTCCATATACTTGTTTTGAACTAAAATCAAAGGCTTTTCTACCCATTAAGACTCACCATTTCTTCATGGCTTTCAAACTTCTCTGGGATCACAAGAGAAAGTTTTTGGATTTCTTCAGTCATTGCTTCATCGCTTTCTGTAAAAGAAGCAAGGTGAACAAGGAGGCAATGCTGCAGAGAACCaagctctgcctcctccctgaTGCAGCCACTCACCCTCCAGTTGGTGCAAAATCCTGCCGTCCatttctgctgccagctgaCTGATCTGGGCCTGcagctctttgttttccttggctACAGCTTCTAGACTTTCCTGCAAGAGAGAAGTAGAGGATCACAAAAACCTGCACAAGCCAGACTGCAAACACTCACTCCATCTTCAGACAGTAGCACCATACACACCAACACACAAGCAGTACTTTGCTCCAGACAGGTACCACTCATCTGTAGGGCACAGGGTGTAATCACAGCCCAGGGTGGAAGGGACCGATCAAATCTCTCACTGGTTACCTCCCATCTTTCCACTTGTCCCTTTTTACTGTTACCTTTGTCTGCTGCAGCTCTTTCAGGTGCATTTCCACTGTCACCTTCCCCTGGACCTCCTCGTGCTGCAGGCGATCCATGAGCTGTGTCTGAAGCAGGAATTGCTTGTGCAGTTCGTCCTTCTCGGCAGCGAGCTGCTGGAAGGCCAGGGTGTACTGCTGCAGGTGGCTGTAGCACTGGTCCCGCTGCTCCTGCAGGCCACGGGCCTCCTGTGTCTTCAGCTCCAGCTGAGAGAACAAGGTCAAACCACCACATCAAACCTTTTCTGCCTGAAAAGCTGATCCGTGTGACATGATCCAAACTGTCAACATTGCCCCAAAGCCACCAACCAGGCGGACAGCCACCATCTGCCCCCACATGCTGGTCCCCCACATCAGTCAGCAGATGACAGGGGAAGGCTCCCAGCTGGATCTTTGCAATACCCATTTCCATCCTTCCCTCAGTGTCTGGGAAGTTGCCAGCAATTTGCACAACCCAGCCCTGCCATCCCACTGCTGGTGCTCACCGTCTCTTTGAGCTCCGCCAggttctcctgcagctgcccaaGCTTCTTGGCCAGCTCTTTCTTTACGTGTTGCTCTGACTGTAGGGCACTTGTAACCTCCATGTTTTCATTTGTCTGCAAGGCAAACATGACTGTGTAAGGAAACTGCCCCAGCCACCCATGAAACAGGCTCTCAATAAACCACGTTAGTTCCCAGTACAACGGGGTGCCATCCCTTGTGTTTTCCTGAGGGCCATAAATTCACTGTTTAGGGCAGTAAATAGCTTAAAGAAAGGTTCAGAAGATAGGAGAAGAACAAGGAAAGAGACAGGGGAATCAGTGCTGGGACAGCGCCAAGAGGCCTGGCACATCATGCAGCTTGTCAGCTCCAAAGCAGATGGGTGGTATGAATATCCCAAAGAGAGCCACAGACATGCAGAAACAAGGAGTTCAAAAAggactaaagaaaaaaacccaacagctAGACCATGTGTCAGTCTGCTAGGGCCCCAGAGGGGAAGTGTCACATTGAAAGAAGCAAAGCAAGAGTAAGGATTCGGCTCTAGGATGGATAAGAATGACACCAGCAGAAAAGAATACTGTTGAGAACTTCCTCATGGGCAAATACAAGGGAACAGGAAATGGGTATCTTCAGGTAAAAGGGCAGGAGGAATACCCAGGGACAGAAACAGTTTGACTGCCAGGGgatgagaaggaaaaggaaacagttCTGGACAAAGATACTGGTTCATCTGCTAGAGCACCTGAGAGAGTGAGGAACTGGAGGGAATCTCCTGGAATGGCACTACGTATCAAAGGATGGAGCAGCCATGGTCTCAGAGGATAAGAGAGGGATAATGCTGCTGCCAGTTTTTCACATCTGCGCTACAGAAGGATTGCACCAGTGAGGGAAGCAGTGAGAAAAGATGCACGCAAGAGACCTACCAGTTTGACAAACCCattctgcagctcagccagctgctccttcagaTCCCGGTTCTGGCTCAGTGCCCTACTGATTGTGGCCTTGTCACTCTGCATGTCCTCCAGGATCTGCTGCCTGTCCACAGCCTCCTCGCTGTAGCGCTGCACTgtcttctccagctccagcagctgctcctcctgctcccggTTGAGGTGGCTCAGCTGCTCGTTGTCCCGGACCTGGGCCTGGTActgcccctgcagctcctccttctcctgctgcagccgcTGGATCTCCTCCTGCAGGCTGAGCTCAGCTGCTGTGGGCCCCGGCGGCGAGGCAGGCTCAATATCCATGGGCTTCACTGCTGAGGAAATGCAATCAGAAGGGGCTCAGTCACAGGGAAATGGCTGGGTGAGACACATCTCTGCTGTATACACAAAGTACACTCCAACCCACAGGGCTCTGTGACCCAGAAGGgatcagcagctgcagcatccaATCCTCAGTGCACAGCACTGAGAGGAGCAAAGAGCAAACCTACCCTAAAACCAAGCGTAGCATCCTGCTGTCTGCTGCTGATTCCCTCACAGCCCTAGCAGGAGCATCCTGCCTTCCCAAACTCCTAGGCCAGAGAGGCTGACAGCACAGTCAGGCCAATACTACAGACATAACCAGGCTGCTGGTCCATTCATTGCAGGAGTTCACTTGTTCTCctgtttcccaggaaaaaaggGTTCTTAGGGTCACCTGTCTCCATCTGCCTTCCCAGCATCAGACCTACATACACCTCCTGCTTCCTGCAGAAGCATCTGCACAGCAGGACAGAGTTATCCAGCTCCACTCTGCAGTGGGAAGCCTCACTTTGGAAGCCCTACCTGATGTGCTCAACAGCTCTGTAACATTGTCTTCCAGCTCCTGAATTTTGGCCATGTGTTTCTCCTTCTCATCTGCCATTGTGTGGACCTGCAAGGCCACACAAATGAAAATTACAACAATGTTCATGGGGCATTTCCTGCTGCCTGTGTTTGTCCAGAGCTGAGATGCTGCCCCTGGGGTTACCtgctcagagagctgctgcacCCGCTGCTGCCAAACGCTCCCCTCCTCCCTCAGTTTCTCCACATACTGATCTCtttctgcctgcagctggtggagTGACTCGGAGAGCTgttcaaaacaaaatcaagcAACATCATATTGGCTAAATAAATTTGGTTTAAGGGATAAAACTTGAAGAAACCAGTGTTAGTGCAAAGCTCAGACTACATTTTTCTGCCCCACAAGACTCCTTACAGGCATCAAGATTTGGATCATATTTCATACAACCTCTCACCTGAGCTACCTGGGTTTCCAGGCTTGTCTTCTCCTCCAGAGCCATCTGCAGCTGCTGGTTTGCATCCAGACTTCCTCCCTGGCTTGAGAACtgttaaaaaatcagaaagttAAGGCAAAATGTTAGTTCCTGCACAGCCTTTCCCCCCCGAGAGTAACCTGCCACATGATCCATGTTGTAACCTTCTACAGTTCTTTAAAGTGCTCCAACTCATAGTGAAGTTCAGTGTGAAAAAAATCAGGgggattaaaaacaaaaagctgaGATTTTAGTTTTATAAAACAGGCTGAACTAGACAGCTCCTCCCTACCAATtttacatttattatttttctaattaagAAAATAGGATTCAATCAAACCTAGGCTCAGAAATTTTGTGCATTTCCAGAGTCTGCATTATACAGCCATATCAGATAGTATAAAAGGCTGTGACTTTAAAAGATGACAGACATGTCAGGAATTTAAAGCCAGTGTCTGGAGCATGTCAGTGGACTGAGCAGCAAGGCTGATTCAGCTGAGGCACAGTACTTTTCCCAGAAGAGCAGCAGTTGGCTTAATTTCAAGGTAACTTAAAACACAGTctaggaataaaaaataaataattttcttccctCCCGGGCTCAGGGTTACACCAGGCTTGCTCTCTGACCTACCAACAGCTGGCTCCATGCATTCTTTCCCCAGATGACTTCAAGCTGCCACTGTCCAGTTCACCACCTTCCACCGGTGGGTACAAACACCACCCCTACTCAGCTGGTTACTCAGTGAGACCACAGaactaaaaaaccaaaatcctgAACAGATACAACCAAAAGTCACTGTATTTCCACAATTCACCCTCTCCCACTGTACAACAGTTTTAGCAGACTAATGTCACATTGCTTATCAATCAGTGTGTGCTTTTCAATCCATTTACAGCTCCAACACCTTAAAGAATACAAAGTTTTCTGTTCCCCCGAGGCCTTGCTGAAAGCTTTTCCTAGGAGGATGTCCTGATGAGATTTCATGCCTTCCTTTAAAGCCAGGAGTTAAGTCTTGCCCCCTCTCTCAGAAGGAAGTGTGGCAGTGTCATCAGTGTCCTCTGTCCTCACCTGTTGAATCATCAGTTCAGCCATTTCCAATTTCTTCTGCAAATCTTCCACATCCAACTTCATAGCTGAGTTCTGGGACACCAGGGAGTGAACTTTCTCTGACAGCTCTGAATTCTGCTGTTTTATTTCCTCACTACTTTtgctaaaacaaacaaaaaattaaagtgGCTCTAGGCCTGCTGATGTCCAGGTCAAAGATCTACAAACCAATGCTTCCTGGCAgctagaatcacagaaacatcATATCTAGTGACTacggttttttttttaattgaatatCCAGCATCCCAAGTCACCACCTGTGGTCTTTGCCATTTGATGTTTTGGAGCTTTTCTGCAGAAATGAGCAGAAGGGACTTACCTTCGTTTGTACAGTTCCAGTTTCAGGTTGTCTCGCTCCTTCACTAACTCTTTGTtatgctggaaaaaaaaggaaattattgaTTCATCTATAGACTTCAGCCAAACAAATAAGgtattaaaaaatacttcatttcACCTTTAACACATCAGCTAAAACAGAAAAGGTCATAACTTGGGCAAAAACTTGAGGACAGGTTTGCTTAGAACGTCCTGAATTTTCCAGGAATAAGTCTGCTCAGTCTTTTCAAATGTGAAGCTGCAAGTATTTCTGCAAACTTCTGCATTAAAGACAATACTAAAGTGTGTGTGCTTGATGGAGATTTCTGGGACAAGACGTCTCTCTTGTGTGGAGCTGCCAAACTAATGAAGTGAGGTGCCAGATCTGAGGACACCAACTGAACCATATGATTAGTCACAGAAACTTGAATGAAGTTTGCTTTGATCATGGGGAATACAGGGCTTTAAAAGGTTAATTAACAATTAACAAGGTTAATTTCTGCCTCTCCTCCAAGCAGGGACTGCAGACTTTGCAGCAGTGTAGTAATAAGCAAAcagccaaaggcagagctgctggttAAGCATAAACAGAGGTGACCCTTACCTTCTCTGACTGCTTTTGCTGCATGGAGATGGAGGACAAAGTGCGCTCCAGCTCCGAGACTCGCTGGCGAGACGAATGCAAACGGGCAGCAAGGCTTTCAGCTTCTCCTGGACAAGTCAGAGCACAGTCAGTTGAGGCTAGACCACAAAAAGCATTTTGGAACTGGCTGAACAGCACTTTCTACTTTGTCAACAAGCTCGTCAGGCAGCACAGAACTTTGTAAATAGCAAAGCTGGCTCCACTCCTGGCTCTACAGGTGATTCACTAacagccctgggagcacagctcTCTAACTACCTGCCTCACTTTTAGAGGGAGATGATGAAACTTCCTTTGCAGAACAATAGACAGTAtgttgtctgggttttttttcctattagaATAAATTGCTCAAATGTAGTTCAGAATAAAAAGCTCAGCTAAGACCTATATTAACATGACAGCTGTGTGGGAGGCAGGGCAAGAAAAGGGAAACCAAGTTTTAAAAGAATTCGAAAGGAATGGTCTGGGGCAGTCACCAGGCCCAAGAGAGCTGACAAGGCTTTAGTGATGCACAAAAGAACCTCAACTGCCATGAGTCCAACATGCTCCCATTTGGGGGCAGCtacagtgacagcagcagggccagtGCCAAAGGCTGCTCGTGGAGGGGTCAGGGAGTGCTgtgagctggctgccagcaaCTGTCATGCTTGTGACTTGGCATCCACAGTTCAACCACCAGCCTGAGCTGCAGAGACAGTCACGTACCTGATTTCTGCCGTGCAGCTTGCTGAGTGTGGCCAAGGGCTGTCTGCAACTCAGACTTCTCAGAAACGAGAATTCCAATAGTCTGGATATGAAccttcaggaaaggaaaatcagCTCAGCACAAACCTTCTTTGCTTGCCACTGCAACATCACTGTTGTCACAAAAGGACAGTTCAGTAAAGAGCTCTTGCAGTTAAGTACAGTCTGGCTGACACTCACACTTTTGCTAAAGGAATGGACTTCTGCCTTCCAGGATAAGGACTATGAGTGCTCAGTAATCCACAAAACAGCAGAAGTCAGGTGATATTACTGTAAGGGAGGCTCTGCCTTACCTGTAACTGTTCCCTCAGTGCTGCTTGCTCTTTAGAAAATTTCTGTTCAAACTCCTTCTTTTCCTGTAGAAACAAATAATGCTTGGTCAGCACAAACGTGCAGATGGTTAACCCTTGTTTTACATCAAActaaaa of the Anomalospiza imberbis isolate Cuckoo-Finch-1a 21T00152 chromosome 21, ASM3175350v1, whole genome shotgun sequence genome contains:
- the GOLGA2 gene encoding golgin subfamily A member 2 isoform X8, whose translation is MADGSRQSRLAAAKKKLKEYQQKNSPGATAGTKKKRKTKEGSRPATPTTDDQQPPENIQNILKVLVSDLNRSNGVAIPSLDKRKAYFDSDVATRSAEQLAPDVPVLSNSNSLPSCGSVLPAPESMQLTQMNEAEDHKNALDENRSFSSTEGLRQLSEQLNGLVSQSTSYVNGESAVSSTNIKEMETRYQELAVALDSSNLTNKQLVTKIEELKQQNQEAVNQLEKEKKEFEQKFSKEQAALREQLQVHIQTIGILVSEKSELQTALGHTQQAARQKSGEAESLAARLHSSRQRVSELERTLSSISMQQKQSEKHNKELVKERDNLKLELYKRSKSSEEIKQQNSELSEKVHSLVSQNSAMKLDVEDLQKKLEMAELMIQQFSSQGGSLDANQQLQMALEEKTSLETQVAQLSESLHQLQAERDQYVEKLREEGSVWQQRVQQLSEQVHTMADEKEKHMAKIQELEDNVTELLSTSAVKPMDIEPASPPGPTAAELSLQEEIQRLQQEKEELQGQYQAQVRDNEQLSHLNREQEEQLLELEKTVQRYSEEAVDRQQILEDMQSDKATISRALSQNRDLKEQLAELQNGFVKLTNENMEVTSALQSEQHVKKELAKKLGQLQENLAELKETLELKTQEARGLQEQRDQCYSHLQQYTLAFQQLAAEKDELHKQFLLQTQLMDRLQHEEVQGKVTVEMHLKELQQTKESLEAVAKENKELQAQISQLAAEMDGRILHQLEESDEAMTEEIQKLSLVIPEKFESHEEMVTFVTSAMSQVEQEREDLRKQLAAQKQQCRTLLQQITALRQEQQHHVTLDGGSIMDTVPVEVHEALKTAMDKLQLRFTELMREKADLKERLEELEHRCIQLSGETDTIGEYIALYQSQRAILKQRHQEKEEYISRLAQDKEEMKMKLLELQDLVMRLVRERNEWYNKYVAAAQNPELLASQTEGVLPAERRIELNATDGAGLREVNLSDEAEQEAAVHQSGFSPADSKAAQPNQEDPTAKQIMQLLREIQNPQERLGSLLENPCIPFFYRADENDEVKIMVV
- the GOLGA2 gene encoding golgin subfamily A member 2 isoform X4; the encoded protein is MADGSRQSRLAAAKKKLKEYQQKNSPGATAGTKKKRKTKEGSRPATPTTDDQQPPENIQNILKVLVSDLNRSNGVAIPSLDKRKAYFDSDVATRSAEQLAPDVPVLSNSNSLPSCGSVLPAPESMQLTQMNEAEDHKNALDENRSFSSTEGLRQLSEQLNGLVSQSTSYVNGESAVSSTNIKEMEKQQNQEAVNQLEKEKKEFEQKFSKEQAALREQLQVHIQTIGILVSEKSELQTALGHTQQAARQKSASTDCALTCPGEAESLAARLHSSRQRVSELERTLSSISMQQKQSEKHNKELVKERDNLKLELYKRSKSSEEIKQQNSELSEKVHSLVSQNSAMKLDVEDLQKKLEMAELMIQQFSSQGGSLDANQQLQMALEEKTSLETQVAQLSESLHQLQAERDQYVEKLREEGSVWQQRVQQLSEQVHTMADEKEKHMAKIQELEDNVTELLSTSAVKPMDIEPASPPGPTAAELSLQEEIQRLQQEKEELQGQYQAQVRDNEQLSHLNREQEEQLLELEKTVQRYSEEAVDRQQILEDMQSDKATISRALSQNRDLKEQLAELQNGFVKLTNENMEVTSALQSEQHVKKELAKKLGQLQENLAELKETLELKTQEARGLQEQRDQCYSHLQQYTLAFQQLAAEKDELHKQFLLQTQLMDRLQHEEVQGKVTVEMHLKELQQTKESLEAVAKENKELQAQISQLAAEMDGRILHQLEESDEAMTEEIQKLSLVIPEKFESHEEMVTFVTSAMSQVEQEREDLRKQLAAQKQQCRTLLQQITALRQEQQHHVTLDGGSIMDTVPVEVHEALKTAMDKLQLRFTELMREKADLKERLEELEHRCIQLSGETDTIGEYIALYQSQRAILKQRHQEKEEYISRLAQDKEEMKARTLFCGIAASRVGLGSANLCVTGVGLQTTVLCLCACFMGFPLLWYR
- the GOLGA2 gene encoding golgin subfamily A member 2 isoform X3, with the translated sequence MADGSRQSRLAAAKKKLKEYQQKNSPGATAGTKKKRKTKEGSRPATPTTDDQQPPENAYFDSDVATRSAEQLAPDVPVLSNSNSLPSCGSVLPAPESMQLTQMNEAEDHKNALDENRSFSSTEGLRQLSEQLNGLVSQSTSYVNGESAVSSTNIKEMETRYQELAVALDSSNLTNKQLVTKIEELKQQNQEAVNQLEKEKKEFEQKFSKEQAALREQLQVHIQTIGILVSEKSELQTALGHTQQAARQKSASTDCALTCPGEAESLAARLHSSRQRVSELERTLSSISMQQKQSEKHNKELVKERDNLKLELYKRSKSSEEIKQQNSELSEKVHSLVSQNSAMKLDVEDLQKKLEMAELMIQQFSSQGGSLDANQQLQMALEEKTSLETQVAQLSESLHQLQAERDQYVEKLREEGSVWQQRVQQLSEQVHTMADEKEKHMAKIQELEDNVTELLSTSAVKPMDIEPASPPGPTAAELSLQEEIQRLQQEKEELQGQYQAQVRDNEQLSHLNREQEEQLLELEKTVQRYSEEAVDRQQILEDMQSDKATISRALSQNRDLKEQLAELQNGFVKLTNENMEVTSALQSEQHVKKELAKKLGQLQENLAELKETLELKTQEARGLQEQRDQCYSHLQQYTLAFQQLAAEKDELHKQFLLQTQLMDRLQHEEVQGKVTVEMHLKELQQTKESLEAVAKENKELQAQISQLAAEMDGRILHQLEESDEAMTEEIQKLSLVIPEKFESHEEMVTFVTSAMSQVEQEREDLRKQLAAQKQQCRTLLQQITALRQEQQHHVTLDGGSIMDTVPVEVHEALKTAMDKLQLRFTELMREKADLKERLEELEHRCIQLSGETDTIGEYIALYQSQRAILKQRHQEKEEYISRLAQDKEEMKARTLFCGIAASRVGLGSANLCVTGVGLQTTVLCLCACFMGFPLLWYR
- the GOLGA2 gene encoding golgin subfamily A member 2 isoform X7; translated protein: MADGSRQSRLAAAKKKLKEYQQKNSPGATAGTKKKRKTKEGSRPATPTTDDQQPPENIQNILKVLVSDLNRSNGVAIPSLDKRKMNEAEDHKNALDENRSFSSTEGLRQLSEQLNGLVSQSTSYVNGESAVSSTNIKEMETRYQELAVALDSSNLTNKQLVTKIEELKQQNQEAVNQLEKEKKEFEQKFSKEQAALREQLQVHIQTIGILVSEKSELQTALGHTQQAARQKSASTDCALTCPGEAESLAARLHSSRQRVSELERTLSSISMQQKQSEKHNKELVKERDNLKLELYKRSKSSEEIKQQNSELSEKVHSLVSQNSAMKLDVEDLQKKLEMAELMIQQFSSQGGSLDANQQLQMALEEKTSLETQVAQLSESLHQLQAERDQYVEKLREEGSVWQQRVQQLSEQVHTMADEKEKHMAKIQELEDNVTELLSTSAVKPMDIEPASPPGPTAAELSLQEEIQRLQQEKEELQGQYQAQVRDNEQLSHLNREQEEQLLELEKTVQRYSEEAVDRQQILEDMQSDKATISRALSQNRDLKEQLAELQNGFVKLTNENMEVTSALQSEQHVKKELAKKLGQLQENLAELKETLELKTQEARGLQEQRDQCYSHLQQYTLAFQQLAAEKDELHKQFLLQTQLMDRLQHEEVQGKVTVEMHLKELQQTKESLEAVAKENKELQAQISQLAAEMDGRILHQLEESDEAMTEEIQKLSLVIPEKFESHEEMVTFVTSAMSQVEQEREDLRKQLAAQKQQCRTLLQQITALRQEQQHHVTLDGGSIMDTVPVEVHEALKTAMDKLQLRFTELMREKADLKERLEELEHRCIQLSGETDTIGEYIALYQSQRAILKQRHQEKEEYISRLAQDKEEMKARTLFCGIAASRVGLGSANLCVTGVGLQTTVLCLCACFMGFPLLWYR
- the GOLGA2 gene encoding golgin subfamily A member 2 isoform X1, with amino-acid sequence MADGSRQSRLAAAKKKLKEYQQKNSPGATAGTKKKRKTKEGSRPATPTTDDQQPPENIQNILKVLVSDLNRSNGVAIPSLDKRKAYFDSDVATRSAEQLAPDVPVLSNSNSLPSCGSVLPAPESMQLTQMNEAEDHKNALDENRSFSSTEGLRQLSEQLNGLVSQSTSYVNGESAVSSTNIKEMETRYQELAVALDSSNLTNKQLVTKIEELKQQNQEAVNQLEKEKKEFEQKFSKEQAALREQLQVHIQTIGILVSEKSELQTALGHTQQAARQKSASTDCALTCPGEAESLAARLHSSRQRVSELERTLSSISMQQKQSEKHNKELVKERDNLKLELYKRSKSSEEIKQQNSELSEKVHSLVSQNSAMKLDVEDLQKKLEMAELMIQQFSSQGGSLDANQQLQMALEEKTSLETQVAQLSESLHQLQAERDQYVEKLREEGSVWQQRVQQLSEQVHTMADEKEKHMAKIQELEDNVTELLSTSAVKPMDIEPASPPGPTAAELSLQEEIQRLQQEKEELQGQYQAQVRDNEQLSHLNREQEEQLLELEKTVQRYSEEAVDRQQILEDMQSDKATISRALSQNRDLKEQLAELQNGFVKLTNENMEVTSALQSEQHVKKELAKKLGQLQENLAELKETLELKTQEARGLQEQRDQCYSHLQQYTLAFQQLAAEKDELHKQFLLQTQLMDRLQHEEVQGKVTVEMHLKELQQTKESLEAVAKENKELQAQISQLAAEMDGRILHQLEESDEAMTEEIQKLSLVIPEKFESHEEMVTFVTSAMSQVEQEREDLRKQLAAQKQQCRTLLQQITALRQEQQHHVTLDGGSIMDTVPVEVHEALKTAMDKLQLRFTELMREKADLKERLEELEHRCIQLSGETDTIGEYIALYQSQRAILKQRHQEKEEYISRLAQDKEEMKARTLFCGIAASRVGLGSANLCVTGVGLQTTVLCLCACFMGFPLLWYR
- the GOLGA2 gene encoding golgin subfamily A member 2 isoform X5 yields the protein MADGSRQSRLAAAKKKLKEYQQKNSPGATAGTKKKRKTKEGSRPATPTTDDQQPPENAYFDSDVATRSAEQLAPDVPVLSNSNSLPSCGSVLPAPESMQLTQMNEAEDHKNALDENRSFSSTEGLRQLSEQLNGLVSQSTSYVNGESAVSSTNIKEMETRYQELAVALDSSNLTNKQLVTKIEELKQQNQEAVNQLEKEKKEFEQKFSKEQAALREQLQVHIQTIGILVSEKSELQTALGHTQQAARQKSGEAESLAARLHSSRQRVSELERTLSSISMQQKQSEKHNKELVKERDNLKLELYKRSKSSEEIKQQNSELSEKVHSLVSQNSAMKLDVEDLQKKLEMAELMIQQFSSQGGSLDANQQLQMALEEKTSLETQVAQLSESLHQLQAERDQYVEKLREEGSVWQQRVQQLSEQVHTMADEKEKHMAKIQELEDNVTELLSTSAVKPMDIEPASPPGPTAAELSLQEEIQRLQQEKEELQGQYQAQVRDNEQLSHLNREQEEQLLELEKTVQRYSEEAVDRQQILEDMQSDKATISRALSQNRDLKEQLAELQNGFVKLTNENMEVTSALQSEQHVKKELAKKLGQLQENLAELKETLELKTQEARGLQEQRDQCYSHLQQYTLAFQQLAAEKDELHKQFLLQTQLMDRLQHEEVQGKVTVEMHLKELQQTKESLEAVAKENKELQAQISQLAAEMDGRILHQLEESDEAMTEEIQKLSLVIPEKFESHEEMVTFVTSAMSQVEQEREDLRKQLAAQKQQCRTLLQQITALRQEQQHHVTLDGGSIMDTVPVEVHEALKTAMDKLQLRFTELMREKADLKERLEELEHRCIQLSGETDTIGEYIALYQSQRAILKQRHQEKEEYISRLAQDKEEMKARTLFCGIAASRVGLGSANLCVTGVGLQTTVLCLCACFMGFPLLWYR
- the GOLGA2 gene encoding golgin subfamily A member 2 isoform X2, whose protein sequence is MADGSRQSRLAAAKKKLKEYQQKNSPGATAGTKKKRKTKEGSRPATPTTDDQQPPENIQNILKVLVSDLNRSNGVAIPSLDKRKAYFDSDVATRSAEQLAPDVPVLSNSNSLPSCGSVLPAPESMQLTQMNEAEDHKNALDENRSFSSTEGLRQLSEQLNGLVSQSTSYVNGESAVSSTNIKEMETRYQELAVALDSSNLTNKQLVTKIEELKQQNQEAVNQLEKEKKEFEQKFSKEQAALREQLQVHIQTIGILVSEKSELQTALGHTQQAARQKSASTDCALTCPGEAESLAARLHSSRQRVSELERTLSSISMQQKQSEKHNKELVKERDNLKLELYKRSKSSEEIKQQNSELSEKVHSLVSQNSAMKLDVEDLQKKLEMAELMIQQFSSQGGSLDANQQLQMALEEKTSLETQVAQLSESLHQLQAERDQYVEKLREEGSVWQQRVQQLSEQVHTMADEKEKHMAKIQELEDNVTELLSTSVKPMDIEPASPPGPTAAELSLQEEIQRLQQEKEELQGQYQAQVRDNEQLSHLNREQEEQLLELEKTVQRYSEEAVDRQQILEDMQSDKATISRALSQNRDLKEQLAELQNGFVKLTNENMEVTSALQSEQHVKKELAKKLGQLQENLAELKETLELKTQEARGLQEQRDQCYSHLQQYTLAFQQLAAEKDELHKQFLLQTQLMDRLQHEEVQGKVTVEMHLKELQQTKESLEAVAKENKELQAQISQLAAEMDGRILHQLEESDEAMTEEIQKLSLVIPEKFESHEEMVTFVTSAMSQVEQEREDLRKQLAAQKQQCRTLLQQITALRQEQQHHVTLDGGSIMDTVPVEVHEALKTAMDKLQLRFTELMREKADLKERLEELEHRCIQLSGETDTIGEYIALYQSQRAILKQRHQEKEEYISRLAQDKEEMKARTLFCGIAASRVGLGSANLCVTGVGLQTTVLCLCACFMGFPLLWYR
- the GOLGA2 gene encoding golgin subfamily A member 2 isoform X6 yields the protein MADGSRQSRLAAAKKKLKEYQQKNSPGATAGTKKKRKTKEGSRPATPTTDDQQPPENIQNILKVLVSDLNRSNGVAIPSLDKRKAYFDSDVATRSAEQLAPDVPVLSNSNSLPSCGSVLPAPESMQLTQMNEAEDHKNALDENRSFSSTEGLRQLSEQLNGLVSQSTSYVNGESAVSSTNIKEMEKQQNQEAVNQLEKEKKEFEQKFSKEQAALREQLQVHIQTIGILVSEKSELQTALGHTQQAARQKSGEAESLAARLHSSRQRVSELERTLSSISMQQKQSEKHNKELVKERDNLKLELYKRSKSSEEIKQQNSELSEKVHSLVSQNSAMKLDVEDLQKKLEMAELMIQQFSSQGGSLDANQQLQMALEEKTSLETQVAQLSESLHQLQAERDQYVEKLREEGSVWQQRVQQLSEQVHTMADEKEKHMAKIQELEDNVTELLSTSAVKPMDIEPASPPGPTAAELSLQEEIQRLQQEKEELQGQYQAQVRDNEQLSHLNREQEEQLLELEKTVQRYSEEAVDRQQILEDMQSDKATISRALSQNRDLKEQLAELQNGFVKLTNENMEVTSALQSEQHVKKELAKKLGQLQENLAELKETLELKTQEARGLQEQRDQCYSHLQQYTLAFQQLAAEKDELHKQFLLQTQLMDRLQHEEVQGKVTVEMHLKELQQTKESLEAVAKENKELQAQISQLAAEMDGRILHQLEESDEAMTEEIQKLSLVIPEKFESHEEMVTFVTSAMSQVEQEREDLRKQLAAQKQQCRTLLQQITALRQEQQHHVTLDGGSIMDTVPVEVHEALKTAMDKLQLRFTELMREKADLKERLEELEHRCIQLSGETDTIGEYIALYQSQRAILKQRHQEKEEYISRLAQDKEEMKARTLFCGIAASRVGLGSANLCVTGVGLQTTVLCLCACFMGFPLLWYR